One Hippoglossus hippoglossus isolate fHipHip1 chromosome 13, fHipHip1.pri, whole genome shotgun sequence genomic window carries:
- the LOC117772479 gene encoding olfactory receptor 11A1-like, protein MTSLKRIVMNSSRVSYFTLAAYVDSGLLRYLFFMLVLSLYLLILCANVLLIVVICMNRSLHEPMYVFLCSLFVNELYGSTGLFPLLLVQILSDVHTVSASVCLLQVFCVYSYGSVEFFNLAVMSYDRYLAICCPLQYNTRMTTKKVTMLIAVTWLFPFLAIVVLISLTSPLQLCGNIIHKVYCGNYAIVKLSCSDTTVNNVYGLIYTFLSIILPLLLILYTYMRILKVCFSGSKQTRQKAVSTCTPHLASLLNFSFGACFQILQSRFNMSSVPHMLGIVLSLYFLTCQPLFTPVLYGLKMSKIWIMCKRMLCGNM, encoded by the exons atgacttctct CAAAAGAATCGTGATGAACTCCTCCCGAGTTTCTTATTTCACTCTGGCTGCTTATGTGGACTCTGGACTGTTGAGATACTTGTTCTTCATGCTGGTCCTGTCGTTGTACTTGTTGATCCTTTGTGCCAACGTGCTGCTGATTGTCGTTATCTGTATGAACAGAAGTCTACATGAACCTATGtacgtgtttctgtgcagcctgtttgtaaatgaactgtatgGTAGCACAGGGTTGTTTCCTTTGCTCCTGGTTCAGATTCTCTCAGACGTTCACACTGTTTCTGCTTCAGTTTGTCTCCTGCaggttttttgtgtttattcttaCGGAAGTGTGGAATTTTTTAATTTAGCCGTGATGTCTTATGACCGATACCTGGCCAtctgttgtcctctgcagtACAACACACGTATGACAACTAAAAAAGTTACGATGCTAATTGCTGTAACGTGGTTGTTCCCTTTTCTTGCGATTGTTGTTTTGATATCATTGACTTCCCCTTTACAGCTGTGTGGAAACATCATTCACAAAGTTTACTGTGGAAACTACGCTATCGTCAAACTGTCGTGTTCTGACACCACAGTCAACAACGTCTACGGACTCATCTACACATTTCTCTCCATCATCCTTCCTCTGCTTTTAATCCTCTACACGTACATGAGGATTCTAAAGGTTTGTTTCTCTGGTTCCaaacagacgagacaaaaaGCCGTCAGCACCTGCACCCCCCACCTGGCCTCGCTGCTCAACTTCTCCTTCGGGGCTTGTTTTCAAATATTACAGAGCAGGTTCAATATGAGCAGTGTCCCACACATGTTGGGTATTGTATTATCTTTATACTTTCTAACGTGTCAGCCGCTCTTTACTCCCGTACTGTACGGACTGAAAATGTCTAAGATCTGGATCATGTGTAAACGTATGTTGTGTGGAAACATGTAG